One part of the Gammaproteobacteria bacterium genome encodes these proteins:
- a CDS encoding AMP-binding protein: MEQSLDIEDQLLSITRQLLVDLEHQRALNIVSMSADLQRELGIGSVEKAELLHRTEQAFNITLPEILLTEAVSLQDLAVAIKKANPSLKPSTGAHVPHLKASVINPQSATTLVDLLYQYGTQEPNRPHIYLHDSHGEESIISYGKLLESATAVAQGLMHRGLSPQQTVAIMLPTSSDFFSAFFGILLAGGIPVPIYPPFRANLIEEYIKHETKILTNAMAHTLITFPTVSTLSNVLRQYVTCLNDVTTVSELSTNQDLLPLPSLNNQQLALIQYTSGSTGDPKGVQLTHANLLNNIRCIGKVLNIQPTDVVVSWLPLYHDMGLIGTWLGSLYYGVPITIMSPITFLTHPEKWLWAIHYHRATISAAPNFAYELCLSKINEKKLAGLDLSSWRFAFNGAEAIYPRTIERFIKKFTPYGFKATSLAPVYGLAENSVALTIPDLGKEPKIDRVDRVTMDETNIAKPALSNTKKFHEFVSCGKPIPDHKIRIVDDTDIELPERNVGHLQFQGPSAMQGYFQNLTATEAAFHNGWWSTGDLGYIADGNLYITGRAKDLIIKSGRNIYPQEVEDIVEQVPGVRKGRVIAFGTADKRKGTEKLIIVAETHEKNKETQDSIQAAIIERVAITIGIPPDEVITAPPETISKTSSGKLQRNACKKAYEQGRLIHKHTPIVMQMSKLFVVIAVKKCLGYLTTVAKLIYTTYLSAVMAVFIPPLWLLITILPYRANSLAIKYWAKLIFLLLGCPIKVDGKKFLKQNQAMIYVSNHASYVDSLLLIAALPAGVRFVGKKEILSASLLRSFVKHLRYLTVDRLDFVNSLQDMGHIKSALDEKNSILIFPEGTFSSSIGLLPFKLGAFKLAAETQIPLCPIALRGTRTMLTGSNKLFSPSFLRIWVGEPIMPESEEFNEAIRLRTIIKQQISEHCGEGTLHLVRAGVQS; encoded by the coding sequence TTGGAGCAATCACTGGACATTGAAGATCAACTGCTGAGTATTACACGGCAACTTCTCGTTGATCTTGAGCATCAACGAGCCCTCAATATTGTCTCAATGTCAGCTGACTTACAGAGAGAATTAGGAATAGGGAGCGTAGAAAAGGCTGAGCTATTACATCGTACCGAGCAAGCGTTCAATATTACACTACCAGAAATATTGCTCACCGAGGCAGTATCTCTTCAAGACCTTGCCGTAGCTATCAAAAAAGCTAATCCCTCACTAAAGCCATCTACCGGAGCGCATGTTCCTCATCTTAAAGCCAGCGTGATCAATCCTCAATCGGCTACAACTTTGGTTGACTTACTTTATCAATATGGCACACAAGAACCCAATCGACCTCACATCTATCTTCACGATAGTCACGGCGAAGAGAGCATCATCTCTTACGGAAAATTATTGGAATCGGCCACGGCTGTTGCACAAGGTTTAATGCATCGTGGATTATCTCCTCAGCAAACCGTCGCCATAATGCTGCCAACTTCCTCCGATTTTTTCAGTGCATTTTTTGGCATCTTATTAGCCGGTGGAATACCCGTCCCAATTTACCCACCATTTAGAGCAAACCTCATAGAAGAATACATTAAACATGAAACTAAAATTCTTACTAATGCAATGGCTCATACATTAATTACATTTCCGACTGTTTCCACACTATCGAATGTTTTACGCCAATATGTAACCTGCTTAAATGACGTGACAACAGTATCTGAACTTTCTACGAATCAAGATCTATTGCCATTACCCAGTTTAAATAATCAGCAACTTGCTCTTATTCAATATACTTCAGGCAGCACCGGCGACCCTAAAGGTGTACAACTCACTCATGCTAATTTGTTGAACAACATTCGCTGCATTGGAAAAGTCCTTAATATTCAGCCCACTGATGTAGTAGTCAGTTGGCTACCTCTTTATCACGATATGGGACTCATAGGAACCTGGTTAGGAAGTTTATACTACGGTGTTCCAATCACAATTATGTCTCCCATCACTTTTTTAACGCATCCGGAAAAATGGTTGTGGGCCATTCACTATCATCGCGCCACAATTTCCGCCGCACCAAATTTTGCATATGAACTTTGTCTCAGCAAAATTAACGAAAAAAAATTAGCGGGACTTGATTTAAGTTCTTGGCGATTTGCCTTTAATGGTGCCGAGGCAATTTATCCACGAACGATTGAACGATTTATCAAAAAATTTACTCCCTATGGTTTTAAAGCTACTTCTCTCGCCCCTGTTTATGGACTTGCTGAAAATTCCGTGGCACTTACCATTCCTGATTTAGGCAAAGAACCAAAAATCGACCGAGTCGATCGTGTCACCATGGATGAAACAAATATCGCAAAACCAGCACTTTCTAACACAAAAAAATTCCATGAATTTGTTTCATGTGGAAAACCCATTCCTGATCATAAAATTCGAATTGTTGATGACACCGACATTGAATTACCTGAACGCAATGTAGGTCACTTACAATTTCAAGGCCCTTCAGCGATGCAAGGTTATTTTCAGAATCTCACCGCAACTGAAGCTGCTTTTCATAACGGGTGGTGGTCCACTGGCGATCTTGGTTATATTGCGGATGGCAATCTTTACATAACTGGTCGAGCTAAAGACCTTATTATTAAATCAGGCCGTAATATTTATCCTCAAGAAGTTGAAGATATTGTTGAACAAGTGCCGGGCGTACGAAAAGGTCGAGTGATAGCATTTGGTACCGCAGACAAACGTAAGGGCACTGAAAAATTAATTATTGTCGCAGAAACACACGAAAAAAATAAAGAAACCCAAGACAGTATTCAAGCCGCCATCATAGAACGTGTCGCAATAACAATTGGAATTCCGCCAGACGAAGTCATTACTGCTCCTCCTGAAACAATATCAAAAACATCGAGCGGAAAATTACAACGAAACGCGTGCAAAAAAGCCTATGAGCAGGGCCGACTTATTCACAAACATACCCCAATAGTCATGCAAATGAGCAAACTATTCGTCGTTATCGCCGTAAAAAAATGTCTTGGGTATTTAACAACTGTTGCCAAGCTGATTTATACTACTTATTTAAGTGCCGTCATGGCTGTATTTATACCACCACTGTGGTTACTGATCACGATTTTACCCTATAGAGCAAATTCTTTAGCCATAAAATATTGGGCAAAATTAATTTTTTTACTCTTAGGATGTCCTATCAAAGTTGATGGCAAGAAATTTTTAAAACAAAACCAAGCCATGATTTATGTCTCTAACCATGCAAGTTATGTAGATTCACTGCTACTCATCGCAGCATTACCTGCTGGCGTACGATTTGTTGGTAAGAAAGAAATACTCAGCGCATCATTGTTGCGCTCATTTGTTAAACATTTACGTTATCTAACCGTTGATCGACTTGATTTTGTTAATAGCCTTCAAGATATGGGACATATCAAAAGTGCCCTGGATGAAAAAAATTCCATCTTAATATTTCCCGAAGGAACATTCTCCTCTTCAATTGGA